The nucleotide window CAGGTAGGCGAGCATGCCGTCGGCGTCCGTGGGCAAGTTCGCGGGGGCAGCCGGGTGCGGCACACACCGGCTCTTCCCGCCGTGGCAGCCCGCGACGAAGGTCTCGTGGCCGAAGACGAACGACAACCCGTCGTGGGTGCCGTCCACCGACGCCCACGTTTCGTTCTCCCGGCCGTCCGCGAGCCGCGTCTTCGTGTAGACGAACTGGTCCGGCCGTGGGATGACGTCCGGCAGCGCGCGGGCCTTCGCAGCCGCGGCGTGCAGGATGCGCACCGGTTCGGGCTCGGGAACCGGCGCGATCGGGGCCCCGGCCGGAGTCAGGACGACGACGGCGGCCGCGGCCGCGGCGAGCCCGGCCGCGGTCACCCCACCCCACAACACCCGCCGGCGCCGGGGACGAGCCGAGGCCGCGGCGGCGAGCAGCTCGGCCCGCTTCCGGGCCAGGTCCTCGCGCGCCGGCAGCCCGGCCGGTCCGGCGAAGTCGCGCAGCAGCTGCATGTCATCCACGGTTCGGGACCTCCTCGGGGACCAGTTCGGCGCGGACCTTCCGGCGGGCGCGGTTCAGGCGCGACCGGACGGTGCCGACCGGGATGTCCAGCGCGACCGCCACTTCCTGGTAGGCCAGGCCTTCCCAGGCGATCAGCAGCAGGACGTCGCGGTCGCCGCGCGCCAGCCCGCCCAGCGCGGCGGCGAGCCGTGCGTTCATCGCCTGGGCCGTCACCCGCTCGGCGACCCGGTCCGCGTGACCGTCCTGCTCGGCGGGCGGCCCGAGCGTGGCCCGCAGCCGGTATTCGCGGGCTTCTTCGCGACGACGCTGGCCGACGAGGTTGGTCGCGATGCCGTAGAGCCACGGCCGCGCGCTCGGGAACGCCGGGTCGTAGCGGGCGCGGCCGCCGAAGGCGATCAGGAACGTCTCGCCCATCAGGTCGTCGGCCGCCTGGCCGCCGAGCCGCCGGGCGAGGTAGCGGTGGATGTGCGGGGCGTGGCGGTCGAAGACCACCGCGAACCGCTCGGGATGCTCCAGGGACGCGGTGATGACGTCCGCGTCGTCCCCGGTTTCACCTGGTGAACTCAAGGAACCGCCTGCCTGTCGTGAGGCCATCTCCTCCGTTGTTGGCGGCACGGGCGGATCGGGTTCACGCTAGATCCGGGCCAGCTGCTCCAGCACCCCGACGGCGGCGGCGATGTCGCCGGTCAGTGGCCGGTCGTCGAGACTCGGGTCCAGCACCGCCGACGCCGCTTCGAAGGCGTCGCGCACCGGCAGTTCCACCAGGTCCGCCTCCCGCATCCGGAGCGCCCGGACCGCGGCCACCAGCTCGCACGCCAGCACCTGCTGGTAGGCCGAACACGCCGCGGTCGCCGCGCGGGCGGCCTGCGTGGAGAAGCTCGCGTGGTCTTCGATGCCGCGGGAGACCACCGCCGTGCCGAGGGTGGCCGGGAGCGCGGCCTGCCGCAGCTCCGTCAGCGCGTCGTGCGCCACGTACTCCAGGATCATCACGCCCGAGCTGCCCGGCGGTCCTGCCGCCAGGAACGGCCGCAGCCCGGTGAACTCCGGCTCCACCAGGTCGCCGAGCCGCGCCACCGACAGCTCCGCCACCTGGTGCACGGTCGCCCGCGCCTGGTCCAGCGCCGTCGAGACGTACGCCGTGTGGAAGTGGGCGTGGTGGTAGGCGTCGTTGTGGACCGTCGAGATCATCGGGTTCTCGGTGCTCGCGTTGATCTCGACGGCGAGGACGTCCCGCAGGTAGTGGATCGCGTCCAGCGCCGGGCCCTGCACCTGCGGGAACGCCCGCAGCCCGAACGGGTCCTGGATCCGCCGGCCCGGCTTCGGCGTCTGGTGCATGCCCAGCAGCCGCCGCATCTCGGCGGCGCAGGCGACCTGCCCGGCGTGCGGACGTGCTTCGTGCACCGGTGTCGCGTACGCCTCGGGGTTGCCGTCGAGGGCGACGTACGTCAGCGCCGCGACGGCGTGGCTCGCCCGGGTCAGCGTGTCCAGCCGCATCGCCGCGAGGGTCGCCTCGGCGAGCGTGGCGGCGTTGCTGCTCATGAACGCCAGCGCGTCGCCCGCCCGCACCGGCACCGGCGGGACGTGCCCGGTGACCCACGGGCGTTCGCCGGTGAGTGCCAGCGCCGCCTCGGCCAGCGGGGCCAGGTCGCCGGTGCCGATCGCGCCGAGCCGGTGGACCAGCGGCAACGCGCCGGTGCGCACCGCCTCGGCCAGGGCGCCGATCAGCTCGGGGCTGATCCCGGACCGGCCGGAGAGCAGCTGGTTGAGCCGGATCAGCAGCATCGCCCGGACCTGGCCGGGCGGCATCGCGTCGCCGCTGCCGCCCGCGTGGCTGCGCAGCAGCCGCAGGCCGTGCTCGACGGAGCTTTCGACCGTGTCGTCCTTGTTGGCCCCGACGCCGGTGGTCCGGCCGTAGACGATCCGGCGCGTGCTCAGCTCCTCGGCGAGCTTCCACGCGTTTTCGGCCGCCCGCAGCGCGGCGATCGAGACGTCGATGCCCAACGGCCCCTCGGTGCGCGCGGCGGCGACGACGTCCGCGCACCTGAGGGTCCGGCCGTCCACCCGGATCAAGGGCAGCCTCCTTCCGACTGCCCTCACTATGCGGCTAGGGCGAC belongs to Amycolatopsis tolypomycina and includes:
- a CDS encoding CU044_5270 family protein codes for the protein MQLLRDFAGPAGLPAREDLARKRAELLAAAASARPRRRRVLWGGVTAAGLAAAAAAVVVLTPAGAPIAPVPEPEPVRILHAAAAKARALPDVIPRPDQFVYTKTRLADGRENETWASVDGTHDGLSFVFGHETFVAGCHGGKSRCVPHPAAPANLPTDADGMLAYLHKSTYGEGDTLHDLGNEVVDLAGGYLRPAVRAALYEAVAKMPGLVARTDAKDATGRAVLGITWHSSTEHGIGNQDEFLFDPVTFTYLGSGMFGVVVSQGIVDAVRQRP
- a CDS encoding RNA polymerase sigma factor yields the protein MSSPGETGDDADVITASLEHPERFAVVFDRHAPHIHRYLARRLGGQAADDLMGETFLIAFGGRARYDPAFPSARPWLYGIATNLVGQRRREEAREYRLRATLGPPAEQDGHADRVAERVTAQAMNARLAAALGGLARGDRDVLLLIAWEGLAYQEVAVALDIPVGTVRSRLNRARRKVRAELVPEEVPNRG
- a CDS encoding aromatic amino acid ammonia-lyase — translated: MIRVDGRTLRCADVVAAARTEGPLGIDVSIAALRAAENAWKLAEELSTRRIVYGRTTGVGANKDDTVESSVEHGLRLLRSHAGGSGDAMPPGQVRAMLLIRLNQLLSGRSGISPELIGALAEAVRTGALPLVHRLGAIGTGDLAPLAEAALALTGERPWVTGHVPPVPVRAGDALAFMSSNAATLAEATLAAMRLDTLTRASHAVAALTYVALDGNPEAYATPVHEARPHAGQVACAAEMRRLLGMHQTPKPGRRIQDPFGLRAFPQVQGPALDAIHYLRDVLAVEINASTENPMISTVHNDAYHHAHFHTAYVSTALDQARATVHQVAELSVARLGDLVEPEFTGLRPFLAAGPPGSSGVMILEYVAHDALTELRQAALPATLGTAVVSRGIEDHASFSTQAARAATAACSAYQQVLACELVAAVRALRMREADLVELPVRDAFEAASAVLDPSLDDRPLTGDIAAAVGVLEQLARI